The following are from one region of the Chionomys nivalis chromosome 16, mChiNiv1.1, whole genome shotgun sequence genome:
- the Penk gene encoding proenkephalin-A, translating to MARILRLCTWLLALGSCLLATVQAECSQDCAKCSYRLVRPGDINFLACTLECEGQLPSLKIWETCKDLLQVSKPELPWDSPDMLKDSSKQDESHLLAKKYGGFMKRYGGFMKKMDELYPVEPEEEANGGEILAKRYGGFMKKDADEGDTLANSSDLLRELLGTGDNRGKESHPQEGTDNVEDDNVSKRYGGFMRGLKRSPQLDDEAKELQKRYGGFMRRVGRPEWWMDYQKRYGGFLKRFAESLPSDEEGESYSKEVPEIEKRYGGFMRF from the exons ATGGCGCGGATCCTGAGACTTTGCACCTGGCTGCTGGCGCTTGGGTCCTGCCTCCTGGCTACAGTGCAGGCAGAATGCAGCCAGGACTGCGCCAAGTGCAGCTACCGCCTGGTACGCCCCGGAGACATCAACTTCCTG GCTTGCACTCTGGAGTGCGAAGGACAGCTGCCTTCTCTCAAAATCTGGGAGACCTGCAAGGACCTCCTGCAGGTGTCCAAGCCTGAGCTCCCTTGGGATAGCCCCGACATGCTCAAAGACAGCAGCAAACAGGACGAGAGCCATTTACTAGCCAAGAAATATGGAGGATTCATGAAAAGGTATGGGGGGTTCATGAAGAAGATGGACGAGCTTTATCCTGTGGAACCTGAAGAAGAAGCCAACGGAGGCGAGATCCTTGCCAAGAGGTATGGCGGCTTCATGAAGAAGGATGCGGATGAGGGCGACACCCTGGCAAACTCCTCCGACCTGCTGAGAGAGCTCCTGGGAACAGGAGACAACCGTGGGAAAGAGAGCCACCCCCAGGAGGGCACTGACAACGTGGAGGACGACAACGTGAGCAAGAGGTATGGGGGCTTCATGAGAGGCCTCAAAAGAAGCCCCCAGCTGGACGACGAAGCCAAGGAGCTACAGAAGCGCTACGGGGGCTTCATGAGAAGGGTGGGTCGCCCCGAGTGGTGGATGGACTACCAGAAGAGGTACGGGGGATTCCTGAAGCGTTTTGCTGAGTCTCTGCCCTCCGACGAAGAAGGGGAAAGTTACTCTAAAGAAGTTCCTGAGATAGAAAAAAGATACGGAGGATTTATGCGATTTTAA